A stretch of Streptomyces vietnamensis DNA encodes these proteins:
- a CDS encoding rodlin: MKKLLATAAVAASVLGATAAGAGQALAIADDGGTTSLSGNGAHQEFGNSKTYGDMSPQLALVQGSLNKPCVGLPAKVNAGSIVGLIPIAVQDINVLSSPQNQQCTENSTQAKGDEPLSHILDDIPVLSGNGAGNH, from the coding sequence ATGAAGAAGCTCTTGGCGACGGCCGCTGTGGCCGCGTCCGTCCTCGGTGCGACGGCGGCGGGTGCCGGTCAGGCGCTCGCGATCGCCGACGACGGCGGCACCACGTCGCTCTCCGGCAACGGCGCCCACCAGGAGTTCGGCAACTCCAAGACCTACGGCGACATGAGCCCGCAGCTCGCGCTCGTCCAGGGCTCCCTGAACAAGCCCTGCGTCGGCCTGCCGGCCAAGGTCAACGCCGGTTCGATCGTCGGCCTCATCCCGATCGCCGTCCAGGACATCAACGTCCTGTCCTCCCCGCAGAACCAGCAGTGCACCGAGAACTCCACCCAGGCCAAGGGCGACGAGCCGCTGTCGCACATCCTGGACGACATCCCGGTCCTCTCGGGCAACGGCGCCGGCAACCACTGA
- a CDS encoding LCP family protein: protein MKFPRLRTARRPLLAAAAFAALAALAPGALAVAPTGLPAPEKGLNLLVVGLDTRKGLTPDEKNRFHLGEYECGCTDVMMLVHVSAANDRVDVVSMPRDSLASFPEGHRDRRTGQVHPAHPAKINSAWAEGGPSFAVETVESMTGLPVHRYLEIDFRRFMDTVDRVDGGVPICTAQPLKDPSTGLDLQPGTKWVAGGEALQYVRSRKADGQMDFGRIQKQQKFVVNTLRRLHDGILDDPEQLRAFAASLRGTAAAERGISTAELLTLAARLRDLPPEHMELATVPIRGFNPDIEDVGSTLAWDQEGAAEVFGRLAEDQPLPAAEAVAPSEIPVGTYRPAKGSSLICP, encoded by the coding sequence ATGAAATTCCCGCGTCTACGGACCGCCCGGCGTCCACTGCTCGCCGCGGCGGCCTTCGCCGCCCTCGCCGCCCTCGCTCCCGGCGCCCTCGCCGTCGCCCCCACCGGTCTCCCGGCCCCCGAGAAGGGGCTGAACCTCCTGGTCGTCGGCCTCGACACCCGCAAGGGACTCACCCCGGACGAGAAGAACCGTTTCCACCTGGGTGAGTACGAGTGCGGCTGCACGGACGTGATGATGCTCGTGCACGTCTCGGCGGCGAACGACCGGGTCGACGTCGTGAGCATGCCGCGCGACTCCCTCGCCTCCTTCCCGGAGGGGCACCGCGACCGGCGCACCGGGCAGGTGCACCCCGCCCACCCGGCGAAGATCAACAGCGCCTGGGCGGAGGGCGGCCCCTCGTTCGCGGTGGAGACCGTCGAGTCGATGACCGGGCTGCCCGTCCACCGCTACCTGGAGATCGACTTCCGGCGCTTCATGGACACCGTGGACCGCGTCGACGGCGGCGTACCGATCTGTACGGCGCAGCCGCTCAAGGACCCGTCCACCGGCCTCGACCTCCAGCCCGGGACCAAGTGGGTCGCGGGCGGCGAGGCCCTCCAGTACGTGCGGTCCCGGAAGGCCGACGGGCAGATGGACTTCGGCCGCATCCAGAAGCAGCAGAAGTTCGTCGTGAACACCCTGCGCCGGCTCCACGACGGCATCCTCGACGACCCCGAGCAGCTGAGGGCCTTCGCGGCGAGCCTGCGCGGGACGGCGGCGGCCGAGCGGGGGATCTCCACGGCCGAGCTGCTGACGCTCGCCGCCCGCCTGCGGGACCTGCCCCCGGAGCACATGGAGCTCGCGACCGTCCCCATCCGGGGCTTCAACCCGGACATCGAAGACGTCGGGTCCACGCTCGCCTGGGACCAGGAAGGCGCCGCGGAGGTCTTCGGACGCCTGGCCGAGGACCAGCCGCTGCCGGCCGCCGAGGCCGTCGCGCCGAGCGAGATCCCGGTGGGCACGTACCGGCCCGCGAAGGGGTCTTCGCTCATCTGCCCGTAG
- a CDS encoding rodlin, giving the protein MIKKVMATAAAAVSIVGATAAVASPALAIADDGGTTSLSGNNAHQEFGNSATYGNMSPQMALIQGSLNKPCIGLPAKVNAGSIVGAIPIAVQDINVLSSPQNQQCTENSTQAKGDEALSHILDDIPILSGNGVGNH; this is encoded by the coding sequence GTGATCAAGAAGGTTATGGCCACCGCGGCCGCAGCCGTCTCCATCGTCGGCGCCACCGCCGCCGTGGCCTCCCCCGCCCTCGCCATCGCCGACGACGGTGGCACCACGTCGCTCTCCGGCAACAACGCGCACCAGGAGTTCGGCAACTCCGCCACCTACGGCAACATGAGCCCGCAGATGGCGCTCATCCAGGGCTCCCTGAACAAGCCCTGCATCGGTCTGCCGGCCAAGGTCAACGCCGGTTCGATCGTCGGCGCCATCCCGATCGCCGTCCAGGACATCAACGTCCTGTCGTCCCCGCAGAACCAGCAGTGCACCGAGAACTCCACCCAGGCCAAGGGCGACGAGGCTCTCTCGCACATCCTGGACGACATCCCGATCCTGTCGGGCAACGGCGTCGGCAACCACTGA
- a CDS encoding rodlin, giving the protein MIKKIMAAAAVTASVVGASAAAASPALAIADDGGTTSLSGNNSHQEFGNSKTHGDMSPQLSAVQGSLNKLCLGVPVKGNVGSVVGVLVPVAVQDVNVLSSPQNQQCAENSTQAKGDEPLSHLVEDIPVLSGNGAYNG; this is encoded by the coding sequence GTGATCAAGAAGATTATGGCGGCTGCGGCTGTGACGGCCTCCGTTGTCGGCGCCTCCGCCGCAGCGGCTTCCCCGGCGCTCGCCATCGCCGACGACGGCGGCACCACCTCGCTGTCGGGCAACAACTCGCACCAGGAGTTCGGCAACTCCAAGACCCACGGCGACATGAGCCCGCAGCTCTCCGCCGTCCAGGGCTCGCTGAACAAGCTCTGCCTCGGTGTCCCGGTCAAGGGCAACGTCGGCTCGGTCGTCGGTGTCCTCGTTCCGGTCGCCGTCCAGGACGTCAACGTCCTGTCCTCCCCGCAGAACCAGCAGTGCGCCGAGAACTCCACCCAGGCCAAGGGCGACGAGCCGCTGTCGCACCTCGTCGAGGACATCCCGGTCCTCTCCGGGAACGGCGCCTACAACGGCTGA
- a CDS encoding chaplin, which produces MNCKKVAAVVAGIVMAMGVASPAFADADADGYAIGSPGVLSGNVVQVPIHVPINVCGNSVNIIGLLNPAGFNTCVNA; this is translated from the coding sequence ATGAACTGTAAGAAGGTCGCGGCCGTCGTCGCCGGAATCGTCATGGCCATGGGCGTGGCGTCGCCCGCCTTCGCGGACGCGGACGCGGACGGTTACGCCATCGGTTCGCCGGGCGTCCTCTCCGGGAACGTCGTGCAGGTCCCGATCCACGTCCCGATCAACGTCTGCGGCAACAGCGTGAACATCATCGGCCTGCTGAACCCGGCCGGCTTCAACACCTGCGTCAACGCCTGA
- a CDS encoding FAD-dependent oxidoreductase, whose amino-acid sequence MYDLVVVGAGPYGLSVAAHAAARGLGLRVFGRSMESWHAMPSGMFLKSEPWASHLSDPAGAYGLDAYAATRGVRTEHGAPLPVDFFAAYGDWFARQTVPALDGRLIGSVAPAPGGFELRTEDGETLRARTVALAVGVLPFLEIPGPLRGLPRRYVTHSSHHGELDGFAGRDVTVVGAGQAALETAALLTERGAGTVRIVARAGRLRWNTLPPALDRGLWPSVRAPHTGLGCGWRNKLYADTPGIFRRLPAATRERIFDSALGPAGAWWLRERFTAVGDVRLGARITTARVTGDERLRLDVAGPDGTTVLETDHVIAATGFTPGLDRAGVLSPVLRGALRRVGAGGAPEVGGLFESSWPGLFLAGLLTAPSYGPSMRFVLGAEYTAGRLVKGVRQRLRAGAAVGLPRTGRKAPVTA is encoded by the coding sequence ATGTACGACCTGGTGGTCGTCGGCGCCGGACCCTACGGCCTGTCCGTGGCCGCCCACGCCGCGGCCCGCGGTCTCGGCCTCCGCGTCTTCGGCCGTTCGATGGAGTCCTGGCACGCCATGCCCTCCGGCATGTTCCTGAAGTCGGAGCCCTGGGCCTCCCACCTCTCCGACCCGGCGGGGGCGTACGGCCTCGACGCCTACGCCGCGACCAGGGGCGTCCGCACCGAGCACGGGGCGCCGCTCCCGGTGGACTTCTTCGCCGCGTACGGCGACTGGTTCGCCCGGCAGACCGTGCCCGCGCTCGACGGGCGGCTCATCGGCTCGGTCGCGCCCGCCCCCGGGGGCTTCGAGCTGCGCACGGAGGACGGCGAGACCCTGCGCGCCCGGACGGTGGCCCTCGCCGTCGGCGTCCTGCCCTTCCTGGAGATCCCCGGGCCCCTGCGCGGCCTGCCCCGGCGGTACGTCACCCACTCCAGCCACCACGGCGAGCTCGACGGCTTCGCCGGCCGGGACGTCACCGTCGTCGGGGCCGGCCAGGCGGCCCTGGAGACCGCCGCGCTCCTCACCGAGCGGGGCGCCGGAACCGTACGGATCGTCGCCCGGGCCGGCCGGCTCCGGTGGAACACCCTGCCGCCGGCCCTCGACCGCGGGCTCTGGCCCTCGGTGCGCGCCCCGCACACGGGCCTCGGCTGCGGCTGGCGGAACAAGCTGTACGCGGACACCCCCGGGATCTTCCGACGGTTACCGGCCGCCACCCGCGAGCGGATCTTCGACTCGGCGCTCGGCCCGGCCGGCGCCTGGTGGCTCCGCGAGCGGTTCACGGCGGTCGGCGACGTACGGCTCGGGGCGCGGATCACCACGGCGAGGGTGACCGGGGACGAGCGGCTCCGGCTGGATGTGGCCGGGCCCGACGGGACGACGGTCCTGGAGACCGACCACGTCATCGCGGCCACCGGCTTCACCCCGGGTCTGGACCGGGCCGGGGTCCTCTCCCCCGTGCTGCGCGGGGCGCTGCGCCGGGTCGGTGCCGGCGGCGCCCCGGAGGTCGGCGGCCTCTTCGAGTCCTCCTGGCCGGGCCTGTTCCTCGCGGGTCTGCTCACGGCCCCTTCGTACGGGCCGTCGATGCGGTTCGTCCTCGGCGCCGAGTACACGGCGGGGCGCCTGGTGAAGGGGGTCCGGCAGCGGCTGCGGGCGGGCGCCGCGGTGGGCCTGCCGCGTACCGGGAGGAAGGCGCCGGTCACGGCATGA